DNA sequence from the Buchnera aphidicola (Cinara kochiana kochiana) genome:
AAAATTTTAAATTATGGCTTACAGTAAAAAAGTATTAGATCATTACGAAAACCCAAGAAATGTTGGTTCATTTTCAGAACAAGAAAAAAATGTAGGTACCAGTTTAGTAGGCGCTCCTGCTTGTGGTGATGTAATGAAATTACAAATAAAAGTAAATAAAAAAAATATTATAGAAGATGCTTGTTTCAAAACATACGGATGCGGTTCTGCCATTGCTTCTAGTTCATTAATGACAGAATGGGTAAAAGGAAAAACATTGAAAGAAGCAAATAAAATAAAAAATACAGATATAGCAAAAGAATTAGATTTACCTCCTGTAAAAATTCACTGCTCAATTTTAGCAGAAGATGCAATTAAAGGAGCAATTGCCAATTATCAAAAAAAATATAAAAAAAAAAAATAATATTTATTCACTAAATATAGTAGTGCTGAATTTAAATATAATTTATTCAGCGCTATTAAAATTAATATATATAAAAAACAACATATACACCTTAAATAACTATCTATTTATTAAAAATAAAAAAAAATTATTATAGGCTTATAATGAATTATTTTAATTTATTTCAAATACCCCAAAAATTTAATATTGATAAAAATAAATTAATTAACAATTTTTATGAATTACAAAAAAAATATCATCCAGATAATTGTGATAAAAATCATTTAAACGAAAATAAAAAAATATTAATATCTATTCAAATTAACAAAGGATTTAACATATTAAAAAATAAATTTACTAGAGCAAATCATTTATTGGAAATAAATAAAAAAAAATATAAAATAAAAGAAAAATATATTTTTAATAAAAAAAAAACATTAATTGAAAAATTTCAATTATACGAAGAAATACAAAAAATAAAAAATCAATCAAATTCATTTACTAAAATTAATATTTTTATAAAAAATATAAAAATTAAATTAAATTTATATTTTTTAGAATTTAATAAAAAAATTAAAGAAAAAAAAATTAATTCTGCAGATCAGGTATATGGTCATATATGTTTTATATATAAAATTTTAAAAAAAGCTCAAAATTTAAAAAACACTTTAACTAATGAATAATAAAAATGAAAAAAAAAAAATTGTTATAGGTATTGATTTTGGAACAACATATTGTTTAGTATCTACCAAAAAAAATAAAAAAATACAAACTATTGAAGCATTTAATAAAAAAAATTTTTTTCCAACAATTATACATTTTGGAAAAAAGAAAACTAGTATAGGATGGAAAGCTCAAAAATTTTTAAAAACAGATACAAAAAATACCGTTACATCAATAAAAAGATTTATCGGAATATCTTATTCTGAATTAAAGAAAAAAAAATTAAATATTTTAAATATTATTTCAAAAAGTTCCAAAAAAGAATTAATTTTTAAAACTAATATAGGAAAAATTCCAGTTTCTTTAATTATTCAAAAAATTTTTAAATATATTAAAAAAAAAATAGAAAAAAAATTAAAAAAAAATATTTATGGAACAGTAATAACAATTCCGGCATATTTTAATAATATACAAAAAAATATCATAAGAAAATCTGCACAAGCAAGTCAATTAAAAGTATTACGTTTACTAAATGAGCCAACAGCAGCCGCTATTGCATATGGATTAGAAAAAAAAAGAAAAGGATTGATGTGTATCTATGATCTAGGAGGCGGAACATTTGATGTATCTATTTTAAAAGTTTATAAAGGAATTTTCGAAGTACTCTCTACAGAGGGAGATAATAAATTAGGCGGCGATGACTTTGATTATTTATTGGCTTATTTTTTATATTCTAAATTAAAAAATCAACCAAAATTAAACCATAATTTATTTAAAAAGTTGCTTATTATTGCGGAAAAAGTTAAAATCCAATTAAGTCAAAAATCACAAATTAAAATTAAATTATCAAATGAAAAAATAAATTGTTCGGTATTAGAATTTAATACATTAATTCATCCATACATTCAAAAAACATTGAAAATTTTAAATTCAGCTTTACAATATGCTGATATAAAAATATCTGATATTGATGACATAATTTTAGTAGGAGGTTCT
Encoded proteins:
- the iscU gene encoding Fe-S cluster assembly scaffold IscU, which produces MAYSKKVLDHYENPRNVGSFSEQEKNVGTSLVGAPACGDVMKLQIKVNKKNIIEDACFKTYGCGSAIASSSLMTEWVKGKTLKEANKIKNTDIAKELDLPPVKIHCSILAEDAIKGAIANYQKKYKKKK
- the hscB gene encoding Fe-S protein assembly co-chaperone HscB; translation: MNYFNLFQIPQKFNIDKNKLINNFYELQKKYHPDNCDKNHLNENKKILISIQINKGFNILKNKFTRANHLLEINKKKYKIKEKYIFNKKKTLIEKFQLYEEIQKIKNQSNSFTKINIFIKNIKIKLNLYFLEFNKKIKEKKINSADQVYGHICFIYKILKKAQNLKNTLTNE
- a CDS encoding Hsp70 family protein, giving the protein MNNKNEKKKIVIGIDFGTTYCLVSTKKNKKIQTIEAFNKKNFFPTIIHFGKKKTSIGWKAQKFLKTDTKNTVTSIKRFIGISYSELKKKKLNILNIISKSSKKELIFKTNIGKIPVSLIIQKIFKYIKKKIEKKLKKNIYGTVITIPAYFNNIQKNIIRKSAQASQLKVLRLLNEPTAAAIAYGLEKKRKGLMCIYDLGGGTFDVSILKVYKGIFEVLSTEGDNKLGGDDFDYLLAYFLYSKLKNQPKLNHNLFKKLLIIAEKVKIQLSQKSQIKIKLSNEKINCSVLEFNTLIHPYIQKTLKILNSALQYADIKISDIDDIILVGGSTYIPLIRQQIFSLFKQEPLISINPIEAVAQGAGLHASFLFYKKQEKNQSMLLLDVIPISIGIELLGGLMEKMIEKNTKIPTEVMKIFTTFKDYQTGFCINIFQGEDKYVRNCKLLKKFKIQGLPSKLAGQIKIITIFRINVDGQLSIIIQEKLSKINYSIKIDPLYQ